A single window of Leptolyngbya ohadii IS1 DNA harbors:
- a CDS encoding photosystem II reaction center protein T — protein sequence MESVAYILVLALAIFVLFFAIAFREPPRITKD from the coding sequence ATGGAAAGCGTTGCATATATTCTGGTTCTGGCGCTGGCAATCTTCGTTCTATTCTTCGCCATTGCGTTCCGCGAACCGCCGCGCATCACGAAGGACTAA
- a CDS encoding HAD family hydrolase, whose amino-acid sequence MATLWCGKVVFTNIEAIIFDKDGTLAEVEAFLCQLAHRRSQQIEARIPGLQEALLRAFGVECSYPLGELRGDRLHPGGLMAVASRQENIIAAAAYVAATGLGWAASLDLVREAFQAADWLNQSKAKQTPLIPGAMLLLQRLMAANLRLGILSSDSQSNVDDFVAHCALNPYLSVAAGVQGNLSKSDPVLIQQVLLKLGASAAQTLMIGDSQIDIQLAKTFGLAGCIGFTGGWSSTPELASADVSTNQFADIHADIHLAESSLLGTPI is encoded by the coding sequence ATGGCAACTCTGTGGTGCGGCAAAGTCGTCTTTACCAATATTGAAGCCATTATTTTCGACAAGGATGGAACGCTAGCGGAGGTTGAGGCGTTTCTCTGTCAGCTCGCCCATCGGCGATCGCAGCAAATTGAAGCTCGTATTCCCGGTCTTCAAGAGGCTTTGCTGAGGGCGTTTGGGGTGGAGTGCAGTTACCCCTTAGGAGAACTGCGGGGCGATCGGCTACATCCAGGTGGACTGATGGCAGTAGCAAGCCGGCAGGAAAATATTATTGCTGCGGCAGCTTACGTCGCGGCAACAGGATTAGGCTGGGCAGCATCGCTCGATCTGGTGCGGGAAGCCTTTCAGGCTGCTGATTGGTTGAATCAGTCAAAGGCAAAACAAACGCCGCTGATACCAGGCGCTATGCTGCTGCTACAAAGACTCATGGCGGCAAATCTACGGCTGGGCATTCTCTCCTCTGACAGTCAGAGCAATGTAGATGATTTTGTCGCCCATTGTGCGCTGAATCCCTACTTATCTGTCGCGGCGGGAGTTCAGGGAAATTTGAGTAAATCTGACCCGGTATTGATCCAGCAAGTGTTGCTCAAACTGGGCGCATCTGCGGCTCAGACGCTGATGATTGGCGATTCTCAAATTGACATTCAGCTCGCCAAGACTTTTGGTTTGGCAGGCTGCATTGGCTTTACAGGAGGCTGGTCTAGTACGCCAGAGTTAGCAAGCGCAGACGTTTCAACAAATCAGTTTGCTGATATTCATGCTGATATTCATCTGGCTGAGAGCAGTTTGCTGGGCACACCCATTTAG
- the nrdR gene encoding transcriptional regulator NrdR, whose protein sequence is MRCPFCQFPDNRVLESRSAESGHSVRRRRECLSCNRRFTTYERIEFVPIVVIKRNGERESFDRSKVLRGVMRASEKTGLSPALLENLVDEIEMELQQRSVREVASQEIGELVLSHLRCLNEVAYIRFASVYRQFQGIHDFVDTLNQLQTDVPESHRSHSFVPAGSEDEQPEPSQPALNSLTS, encoded by the coding sequence ATGCGATGTCCATTTTGCCAATTTCCAGACAACCGAGTTCTGGAGTCCCGCTCAGCAGAATCCGGGCATAGCGTTCGCCGCCGTCGAGAATGTCTGAGCTGTAATCGTCGATTCACTACCTACGAACGAATTGAATTTGTCCCGATCGTCGTGATCAAACGCAACGGTGAACGTGAATCTTTTGATCGATCGAAGGTGCTGCGAGGTGTGATGCGAGCCAGTGAAAAAACAGGCTTGTCTCCAGCGCTGCTAGAAAATTTAGTCGATGAGATTGAGATGGAGCTTCAGCAGCGATCGGTTCGCGAAGTTGCCAGTCAAGAAATTGGTGAACTCGTCCTCAGCCATCTGCGTTGCCTGAACGAAGTCGCCTATATTCGCTTTGCGTCCGTTTATCGGCAGTTTCAGGGTATTCATGACTTTGTTGACACGCTCAATCAACTTCAAACTGATGTTCCAGAGAGCCATCGAAGTCATTCATTTGTACCGGCTGGCTCTGAGGATGAGCAGCCAGAGCCTAGTCAGCCAGCCCTAAACTCCCTAACTAGCTAA
- the metK gene encoding methionine adenosyltransferase, translating into MARRYLFTSESVTEGHPDKICDQISDTILDALLTQDPASRVAAEVVVNTGLVLITGEITSNAQVNYVDLARKKIAEIGYTDATNGFSANSCAVLVALDEQSPDIAQGVDEAQETREQSSEEALDAVGAGDQGLMFGFACNETPELMPLPICLAHRIARKLAAVRKTGQLPYLRPDGKTQVTVTYEDGKPVGIDTILVSTQHTSEIGDITDPAAVQAKIRDDLWSLVVEPCFNDLDVKPDDRTRYLVNPTGKFVIGGPQGDAGLTGRKIIVDTYGGYSRHGGGAFSGKDPTKVDRSAAYACRYVAKNIVAAGLAEKCEVQLSYAIGVARPVSILVETFGTGKIDDDRLLELVKQYFELRPAGIIQTFGLRNVPSERGGRFYQDVAAYGHFGRNDLELPWEQTDKAAMLREAADKLLSGATV; encoded by the coding sequence TTGGCACGTCGTTACCTGTTCACGTCGGAATCTGTTACAGAAGGTCATCCCGACAAAATTTGCGATCAAATCTCGGATACGATTCTGGATGCGTTGCTGACTCAAGATCCTGCAAGTCGCGTTGCCGCAGAAGTGGTAGTCAACACAGGTCTAGTCTTGATTACGGGTGAAATTACTTCTAACGCACAGGTCAACTATGTGGATCTCGCACGTAAGAAGATTGCGGAAATTGGATACACCGACGCGACAAACGGCTTCTCAGCCAATAGCTGTGCGGTTCTCGTTGCGCTAGATGAACAGTCGCCCGATATTGCTCAGGGGGTCGATGAGGCACAGGAAACCCGCGAGCAGTCCAGCGAAGAGGCGCTTGATGCAGTGGGCGCGGGCGATCAGGGTTTAATGTTTGGTTTTGCCTGTAACGAAACCCCAGAATTGATGCCCCTGCCGATCTGTTTGGCGCACCGCATTGCTCGGAAGCTGGCGGCCGTTCGCAAAACTGGACAGTTGCCCTATTTGCGTCCGGATGGGAAAACGCAGGTGACGGTGACTTATGAGGACGGCAAACCCGTTGGGATCGATACCATCCTGGTGTCTACCCAGCACACCTCTGAAATTGGGGATATTACCGATCCCGCTGCGGTGCAGGCAAAGATTCGCGATGATCTGTGGTCGCTGGTCGTTGAACCTTGCTTTAATGATCTGGATGTTAAGCCAGACGATCGCACCCGTTATCTGGTCAATCCCACGGGCAAATTTGTGATCGGTGGACCGCAGGGGGATGCAGGTTTAACCGGGCGCAAAATCATTGTGGACACTTACGGCGGCTATTCCCGGCACGGGGGCGGTGCCTTCTCCGGCAAAGATCCCACCAAAGTTGACCGCAGTGCTGCCTATGCCTGCCGCTATGTCGCTAAAAATATTGTTGCGGCTGGGCTGGCAGAAAAGTGCGAGGTACAGCTCAGCTATGCGATCGGCGTGGCGCGTCCGGTGAGCATTCTGGTAGAAACCTTTGGCACCGGAAAAATTGATGACGATCGCCTGCTCGAACTGGTGAAACAGTACTTTGAGCTGCGTCCCGCAGGCATCATCCAAACCTTTGGGCTTCGGAACGTTCCCTCCGAGCGGGGTGGACGTTTCTACCAGGATGTTGCCGCCTACGGACACTTTGGACGTAACGATCTCGAACTGCCGTGGGAGCAGACGGACAAGGCGGCAATGCTGCGCGAGGCGGCAGACAAGCTTCTTTCAGGAGCAACCGTCTAG
- a CDS encoding 30S ribosomal protein S1: protein MVNQEVTEIGFTHEDFAALLDQYDYHFNPGDIVAGTVFSIEPRGALIDIGAKTAAYIPIQEMSINRIENPEEVLQSNETREFFILTDENEDGQLTLSIRRIEYMRAWERVRQLQAEDATVRSAVFATNRGGALVRIEGLRGFIPGSHISTRKPKEELVGEELPLKFLEVDEDRNRLVLSHRRALVERKMNRLEVGEVVIGTVRGLKPYGAFIDIGGVSGLLHISEISHDHIDTPHSVFNVNDEVKVMIIDLDAERGRISLSTKQLEPEPGDMVKNPDVVYEKAEEMAAKYRERMLQQSQPQSAPAEEIVIDEELPPATEE, encoded by the coding sequence ATGGTCAATCAGGAAGTAACGGAAATTGGTTTTACTCACGAGGACTTTGCTGCTCTCCTCGATCAATACGACTATCACTTCAACCCCGGCGACATTGTTGCGGGAACTGTTTTCAGCATTGAGCCGAGGGGGGCGCTGATTGACATTGGTGCTAAGACAGCGGCTTATATTCCGATCCAGGAAATGTCGATCAACCGGATCGAAAATCCGGAAGAGGTGCTTCAATCGAACGAAACTCGCGAATTTTTCATTCTGACCGATGAGAATGAGGACGGGCAACTTACCCTGTCCATTCGCCGTATCGAATACATGCGGGCATGGGAGCGAGTACGTCAGCTTCAGGCTGAGGACGCTACAGTGCGTTCTGCCGTCTTCGCTACAAACCGGGGAGGCGCACTGGTTCGGATTGAAGGGCTGCGTGGATTTATCCCTGGTTCCCACATCAGCACTCGCAAACCGAAGGAAGAACTGGTGGGTGAAGAGCTGCCCCTCAAGTTTCTGGAGGTAGACGAGGACCGGAATCGTCTGGTTCTCAGCCATCGTCGGGCACTGGTTGAGCGGAAGATGAATCGCCTGGAAGTGGGCGAGGTCGTCATCGGTACAGTGCGTGGCTTAAAACCCTACGGCGCATTTATCGACATCGGCGGTGTCAGCGGTCTGCTGCACATCTCTGAGATTTCTCACGACCACATCGATACCCCTCATAGCGTCTTTAACGTTAATGATGAGGTGAAGGTCATGATTATTGACCTAGATGCAGAACGGGGTCGCATTTCGCTTTCGACGAAGCAGCTCGAACCGGAACCGGGTGACATGGTGAAGAATCCGGATGTTGTGTACGAGAAAGCAGAGGAAATGGCTGCTAAGTATCGGGAACGCATGTTGCAGCAATCCCAGCCGCAGAGTGCACCCGCGGAAGAAATTGTAATCGACGAAGAATTGCCTCCTGCAACTGAAGAATAG